GCGGCCCCGTCGGCGCCGTCGCGCGGCGGCACGAAAGCCCGCCGGCGCGACGAAGAGGCGTACGCCCGGCGGGCGCGGGAGCGCCTGGCCGAGGGCGATTTCGACGGGGCCATCGCCGATTGCTCCAAGGTCATCGAAATGAATCCCGAGTGCGTCGAGGCGTACGCGCAGAGGGGGCTGGCCCGGGAGCGCAAGGGCGATCTTGACGGGGCGAAAGCGGACTATGCCAAGTCGCTGGAGATCCAGATTCGGGCCGAGATCGCCCGCCAGCTGGCCGCCCAGGATCCGCCCCCTCCGGCTCCTTAGCGTTCTCGCGCTTCTTGGGCCGGCGGCCGCCGCGCGCGCCCAGGAGCCCCTGCCGCCCGAGGAGACCGTCCGGCGGTTCGAGCTTCCCGAAGGCTTCCGCGCCCTTCTTTTCGCCGCCGAGCCCCATGTGGTGCAGCCCATCGGATTCGCCCTCGACGACCGCGGCCGCCTCTGGGTGGCCGAGAATCTCTCCTATCCGCACTGGGAGCCGCGCGGGCGGGACCGGATCGTCATCCTGGAGGACGCCGACGGCGACGGCCGCTTCGACCGGCGGTCGGTCTTTGCCGAGGGGCTCACGTACGTCACCGGGATCGAGGTGGGTTTCGGCGGCGTGTGGGTGATGGCCCCGCCGGAGATGCTCTTCATCCCCGACCGCGACGGGGACGACCGCCCGGACGGTCCGCCCCGGGTGCTTCTGGACGGGTTCGGGACCGAGGGCATTCACAACATCGCCAACGGCTTCACGTGGGGCCCGGACGGATGGCTCTACGCGGGGCACGGGCGGACGTCGATTTCCCGGCTGGGGCCTCCGGGGACGCCGCCCGAGCGGCGGCTGCGGTTCGACGGGGGCGTCTGGCGTTACCATCCGACGCGTCACGTCTACGAGGCGTTCTGCGACGGCACGACCAACCCCTGGGGCGTGTCGTTCGACGACTATGGGCAGGCCTTCATCTCCAATTGCGTGGACCCGCATCTCTTCCATGCCGTGCAGGGGGCGCATTTCGAGCCGTGGCGCGGGCGCGAGTCGAGCCGTTACGCGTATCGGAGGATCGACACGGTCGCCGACCACCTGCACTGGCAGGGCGAGGCGGCGTATCGGAGCGCCGCCGGCGGGCACGCCCACTGCGGCATCATGATCTATCTGGGGGATCTTTTTCCGCCGTCCTGGCGGGGGGCGGCGTTCATGAACAACATCCACGGCCGCCGCGTGAACGGCGACCGGCTGCGGCGGTCGGGCTCCGGGTTCCGGGCTTCCCATGGGCCGGACCTTCTCGTGTCGCGGGACCCGCACTACATGGGGCTTCTGCTCCAGTACGGGCCCGACGGCGGCGTTTTCGTGAACGACTGGTACGATATCGGCGAGTGTCACACGCGCCGGCCGCAGGCGTGGACCGGGCGGATCTACAAGATCGTTTACGGGGATCCGCCGCGGGTGCGGCCGAACGTGGGAGAGACGGGCGACCTCGAGCTCGTGCGGCTCCAGCTTCACGCGAACGACTGGTTCGTGGCGCACGCCCGGCGGCGGCTTCAGGAGCGGGCCGCGGAGGGGAAGCTCGACCCGGGCGTGCACGGCGCGCTGAGGAAGATTCTGGAGGAGAACCCCGACCCGACGCGAAAACTGCGGGCCCTCTGGGCGCTGCACGCGACGGGCGGGCTGGACGCGGAGTTGAGGGCGGCGCTTCTGGATCACCCGCAGGAGCATGTCCGAGCCTGGGCGATCCAGCTCGAGATGGAGGACGGAAACGCCCCGGAGGCCGTGGAGCGGAAGTTCGCCGAGATGGCGCGGGGGGATCCCTCGCCGGTCGTGCGTCTCTATCTGGCGGCCGCGTGTCGCCGGATGGCGCCCGGGCCGGCGCGCTGGGAGATTCTCGAGGCGCTGGCGGAACGGCCGGAGGACGCGAAGGATCCGAACCTTCCGCTCATGGTGTGGTACGCGGTCGAACCGATGGCGGAGCACGATCCGCCGCGGGCGGCGGCGTTCCTGGCGCGCGCGCGACTGCCTTATCTTCGGGAGTTCATGGCCCGCCGCCTGGCGTCGGCGCGGTAGGCGGAATCGCCGAAGGAGCCCCCGCAGGCGGTCCGATCGCCCCTGCCGGACTCGCCGGCCGCCCTACCGGCGGTCGCCGGATTCCGCGTCCCGCCAGTTCTTCAGGAACTCCAGGAGATCCGACATCTCCTCGACCGAAATCCCCTGCTCGAGGTTGCCCGGCATGACCGACAGGTCGCTGGAACGGATCTCCTCGATGTCCTCCCGGAGCACCGT
The Planctomycetota bacterium DNA segment above includes these coding regions:
- a CDS encoding PVC-type heme-binding CxxCH protein, whose protein sequence is MPSRWRSRFGPRSPASWPPRIRPLRLLSVLALLGPAAAARAQEPLPPEETVRRFELPEGFRALLFAAEPHVVQPIGFALDDRGRLWVAENLSYPHWEPRGRDRIVILEDADGDGRFDRRSVFAEGLTYVTGIEVGFGGVWVMAPPEMLFIPDRDGDDRPDGPPRVLLDGFGTEGIHNIANGFTWGPDGWLYAGHGRTSISRLGPPGTPPERRLRFDGGVWRYHPTRHVYEAFCDGTTNPWGVSFDDYGQAFISNCVDPHLFHAVQGAHFEPWRGRESSRYAYRRIDTVADHLHWQGEAAYRSAAGGHAHCGIMIYLGDLFPPSWRGAAFMNNIHGRRVNGDRLRRSGSGFRASHGPDLLVSRDPHYMGLLLQYGPDGGVFVNDWYDIGECHTRRPQAWTGRIYKIVYGDPPRVRPNVGETGDLELVRLQLHANDWFVAHARRRLQERAAEGKLDPGVHGALRKILEENPDPTRKLRALWALHATGGLDAELRAALLDHPQEHVRAWAIQLEMEDGNAPEAVERKFAEMARGDPSPVVRLYLAAACRRMAPGPARWEILEALAERPEDAKDPNLPLMVWYAVEPMAEHDPPRAAAFLARARLPYLREFMARRLASAR